A stretch of the Takifugu flavidus isolate HTHZ2018 chromosome 1, ASM371156v2, whole genome shotgun sequence genome encodes the following:
- the akap11 gene encoding A-kinase anchor protein 11 isoform X1 translates to MDTYTRIRGAPLRSRSSVRKETVHDCSVQCVKSLLRNKKELCSVDLELPPRESRSLTEIHYVCLPRLCEEDDISHQALLSLPGGLYEILRSVHIQNLKNDEVLLLKDARTLALLKDAGSLCWLKTVCVLRHNPSSSFSVGALMDLLGCYIAGVRYALELQTLQTCTTVPNQTEEDDTNQSVSSIEDDFVTALEHLEEEDTGGKPLSSSYHLCKKRDVALQTVPAHSRRKESPASCIIMSSTSEKVSTKRSSCHDVSVPVQKSSVLESQWTPFKPRGCVPSPLTHVSESEESECSSPSPIIFLDEVGYQKSLLAKLDIPQLPGEPREQVEDSDSEVSEFFDSFDQFDDLGELCSERSTLTLPLDITSIPATQKKTPQSCTSGLVSKNVPRTCSTKGMNPQRFDQSSLPANVKKPTPLKPDSAYTFLTEGSDSSWPVQCPSEDNGGLLFSPVTFSAFSPLVDCSTTMEYFWKTDGEDSPGLHKPNNLCSLFKRYSDFASSLSKEILESVCGYKSAVDISENKNLSCVCHKEFRNTSGYMMKLSEIQETVTVAKIQKKLPCLKDGIQRFATDLVQISLGSALRDLQKSVSCTSTLCHLAARLTSSVFQMAFHEIGMRYAYLLKERAISGLASLLVGEALSGALKEFLMIKNQIFHSTVKCFAANLAEELVFEGTMEVCQFSHPSTPITPSECFFGHKQSGNDEVVSSYASDLSESVIQEVFIELSQTYFAFPSEAAISVSLDNIYVSTEKTSTGTCSASDSQQSVSAKPAATEEADADGTCTVPKALCIISGMASGIPVPQASQVLSHVSLKHVEPYQQLSFSHNPQSSSESLKESASNTITTTLGRLHSHEIETPVSEIESSQSKSPLQNFSGGMVDLIVNGACDIITSSKMKKSLGDCADFLTKTIGTQRNSNEEVVGREAPNPPRKQENDREGCRYDCRYFGYVKKDDSGSQDDLLTLLDQNSSGTPDIPPNPQKSKDLSKKTQTIPKLTKLSTKIPPATPPPIPSCHPRRGSGEPPVANRAELSYKLLRSVSDQINAKEDEDKRLEEEEVIGINCEEARSSREIGRRPVCRVSKKESLYAEWLACHILSMATEMDGLGMEKGEGNLSFSAEGRASVTHFSERTLNTLWVYAGEVAGEVISDVMQTVSSAQQCPYHRVLKKRCNNRCSAECLYYSCHPSQTSANDYRDRSAGLVADKLSKDITASVLRSPTSASRTLASGSSSPSLEYPSEIVTNKFAGYLIKVLKKEGSSRDLVYHSTKLDLTHADPKLKQKPSPSHFHSSSCNTSSSLKNREAPGNDGPRCSETHREHTDLANFAESLANNITCDATLKLVSSARLPKSLTDSCLYRKSRLADTTDHLIRHSFSCPFIDKESEAKRSVHDGVCKNRAKHAIRHYANKTVDNTLEMSLCSIGRSSHKPQEIHSSDKHTRVLSEMSLHGQTAEQKAHHYCCSPEGPHCPEVKRHSHQPVLHKKKRMPECQARAESLCSLEVPKIHIDQYHKTAFAEEMVAIAMETAKHELSNTSLNVESGIGHDGTSYDNSLTAEITTSTLSKTCHDANISFSRREATEPSVSQQLSVGDDSLGSWSNLSFEDDSSSFLHLSDSTNGNSSSWSSLGLEGEAYEEHISFSPSDSDNTEDKESGVKEESSETLCVDRTCRTTLVIVNSDIRGNGCDPQHASVDPQLRSMLQWVAASLADIPHIQLTRDKDLKQLPAVVQRVREKKWKVGELLHAVLQYCDVLHSSHAREEDVQADRGLNHTPLFQWILDHV, encoded by the exons ATGGACACCTACACTCGTATTAGAGGAGCTCCACTAAGATCGAGGTCATCAGTCCGGAAAGAG ACTGTGCATGACTGtagtgttcagtgtgtgaagaGCCTCTTGAGAAATAAGAAGGAGCTGTGCAGTGTTGACCTCGAGCTGCCACCCAGAGAGTCACGCAGTTTGACAGAG ATTCATTATGTGTGTCTGCCTCGTCTATGTGAAGAGGACGATATCAGCCATCAG GCTCTATTATCGCTACCAGGAGGACTTTATGAGATTCTCAGGTCCGTCCACATTCAAAACCTAAAAAATGATGAGGTTCTACTGCTCAAAGACGCGCGCACCCTGGCACTGCTGAAGGATGCTGGATCTCTT tgttggttaaagactgtgtgtgtgctcaggcaTAATCCCAGCTCTAGTTTCAGTGTAGGAGCTTTGATGGACTTGCTTGGGTGTTATATAGCAGGCGTCCGCTATGCTTTGGAGCTTCAGACCCTTCAGACATGCACAACAGTGCCAAACCAGACTGAGGAAGATGATACCAACCAGTCGGTTTCATCCATTGAAGATGACTTCGTCACAgctctggaacatctggaagaggaggacacgGGAGGCAAACCCT TATCTTCTTCCTACCACCTATGTAAAAAGCGTGATGTGGCATTACAGACAGTCCCTGCCCATAGCAGAAGAAAGGAATCACCAGCCTCCTGCATAATCATGAGCTCAACCTCGGAGAAAGTTTCTACCAAACGTAGCTCATGCCATGATGTGTCTGTCCCAGTCCAGAAATCATCAGTCCTAGAGTCCCAGTGGACTCCGTTTAAGCCTAGAGGTTGTGTCCCTTCTCCGCTAACTCATGTTAGTGAGTCAGAAGAGTCTGAGTGCTCTAGTCCCAGCCCAATCATTTTTCTGGATGAGGTGGGCTACCAGAAGAGCTTGCTAGCCAAACTGGACATTCCACAGCTGCCAGGTGAACCCAGAGAGCAAGTTGAAGACTCAGACTCTGAAGTTAGTGAATTTTTTGATAGTTTTGACCAATTTGACGACCTAGGTGAGCTATGCTCAGAAAGAAGCACTCTTACCCTGCCTCTAGATATCACTAGCATCCcagcaacacagaaaaaaacacctcagTCTTGTACCAGTGGGTTGGTATCCAAAAATGTTCCAAGGACTTGCTCCACCAAGGGTATGAATCCTCAGCGATTTGACCAATCCTCTCTTCCCGCCAATGTGAAAAAGCCCACTCCTTTAAAGCCAGACTCTGCCTACACATTCCTCACTGAGGGGTCGGACTCCTCTTGGCCAGTGCAATGCCCCTCTGAAGATAATGGTGGACTACTGTTCAGCCCTGTCACCTTTTCAGCTTTCAGCCCATTAGTAGACTGCAGTACAACGATGGAATACTTTTGGAAGACTGATGGAGAAGACAGTCCCGGGCTCCATAAACCCAATAATCTCTGCTCTTTGTTTAAGCGATATTCAGACTTCGCCAGCAGCCTGTCAAAAGAAATCCTGGAGTCTGTGTGTGGCTACAAGTCTGCTGTCGATATCAGTGAGAACAAGAATCTCAGCTGTGTCTGCCACAAGGAATTTAGAAACACTTCAGGTTACATGATGAAGCTTTCAGAAATACAAGAGACTGTGACAGTAGCCAAGATTCAGAAGAAATTACCATGTTTGAAGGATGGCATTCAGAGGTTTGCCACTGACCTGGTGCAAATAAGCTTGGGGAGTGCCTTGCGAGACCTCCAAAAGAGTGTGTCTTGCACAAGCACCTTGTGTCACCTCGCAGCCAGGCTCACCTCCTCTGTGTTTCAAATGGCCTTCCATGAGATTGGCATGCGCTATGCCTATTTGTTAAAGGAACGAGCAATAAGTGGATTAGCTAGCCTCTTAGTTGGAGAGGCCTTGTCTGGAGCACTAAAAGAGTTTCTGATGAtaaaaaatcagattttccACAGCACAGTGAAATGTTTCGCTGCTAATCTGGCTGAAGAGTTGGTGTTTGAAGGGACCATGGAAGTATGTCAATTTTCACACCCATCCACCCCCATCACTCCCAGTGAGTGCTTCTTTGGCCACAAGCAGTCCGGTAATGACGAAGTGGTTTCTTCTTATGCGTCAGACCTTTCTGAGTCCGTTATCCAAGAGGTTTTCATTGAGCTCTCACAGACTTACTTTGCATTCCCCAGCGAAGCAGCAATTAGTGTGTCTCTTGACAACATCTATGTTAGCACAGAAAAAACTAGCACCGGAACGTGCAGTGCCTCGGATAGTCAGCAGAGTGTTAGTGCCAAACCAGCTGCCACAGAAGAGGCCGATGCTGATGGGACTTGTACAGTACCCAAAGCCCTCTGCATTATATCGGGAATGGCCAGTGGTATTCCTGTGCCCCAAGCAAGCCAAGTTCTTTCTCATGTTtcgctaaaacatgttgagccCTACCAACAGCTCAGTTTTTCACATAACCCACAATCCAGCAGTGAAAGTCTAAAGGAATCTGCCTCTAACACCATTACAACCACACTTGGTCGCCTTCACAGTCATGAAATTGAGACTCCAGTAAGCGAAATAGAGTCGTCCCAGAGCAAATCTCCGTTACAAAACTTTTCTGGTGGCATGGTGGATTTGATAGTAAATGGGGCTTGTGATATAATAACCTCTTCAAAAATGAAGAAGAGCCTGGGCGATTGTGCTGATTTCTTAACCAAGACAATTGGAACCCAAAGAAATTCTAACGAGGAAGTAGTGGGCAGGGAGGCTCCAAATCCACcaaggaaacaggaaaatgacaGGGAAGGTTGTAGATATGACTGTAGGTACTTTGGATATGTTAAAAAGGACGATTCAGGCTCTCAAGATGACTTACTCACACTCTTAGACCAGAATTCTAGTGGAACTCCTGACATCCCTCCTAACCCTCAGAAGTCCAAAGATCTCTccaaaaaaacacagacaatTCCGAAGCTGACCAAACTGTCCACAAAAATCCCCCCTGCTACTCCTCCACCGATCCCTTCCTGTCATCCTCGCAGAGGTTCAGGAGAACCTCCTGTGGCCAACAGGGCTGAATTGAGTTACAAATTGTTAAGGTCTGTCTCTGACCAGATAAACGCCAAAGAGGATGAAGACAAACGattagaggaagaggaggtgattGGTATTAACTGCGAGGAAGCACGTTCTTCACGTGAAATAGGTAGGAGGCCTGTTTGCAGAGTGTCCAAAAAGGAATCCCTTTATGCCGAGTGGTTGGCTTGTCATATTttatccatggcaacagagatggatggattggGAATGGAAAAAGGGGAAGGAAATCTGAGCTTTAGTGCTGAGGGGAGGGCCAGTGTGACACACTTTTCAGAGCGCACCTTGAACACCTTATGGGTGTATGCAGGGGAGGTGGCTGGGGAGGTGATCAGCGATGTGATGCAGACGGTGAGCTCGGCGCAGCAGTGTCCATATCACAGAGTGCTCAAAAAAAGGTGCAACAACAGATGTAGCGCTGAATGTTTGTATTACAGCTGTCACCCGTCACAGACTAGTGCCAATGATTATAGAGACAGGAGCGCAGGGTTGGTGGCTGACAAATTGTCTAAAGACATAACGGCTTCTGTTTTAAGATCACCCACATCTGCCTCTAGAACACTTGCAAGTGGTTCCTCCTCTCCGTCTTTAGAGTATCCTTCTGAGATTGTCACCAATAAGTTTGCTGGCTACCTCATCAAGGTACTGAAAAAAGAAGGTAGTAGTAGGGACCTTGTCTACCACTCCACAAAATTAGACCTAACTCATGCAGACCCTAAGCTCAAGCAGAAGCCCTCTCCATCACACTTTCACTCTTCTTCTTGTAATacctcttcctcactgaaaaACCGAGAGGCCCCAGGTAATGATGGTCCACGTTGCTCTGAGACTCATCGAGAACACACGGATCTGGCAAACTTCGCCGAGTCCTTGGCGAACAACATTACCTGTGATGCAACATTGAAGCTCGTCTCCTCTGCAAGGCTTCCAAAATCTTTGACTGACTCATGTCTTTATAGAAAATCCAGACTCGCAGACACGACAGACCATCTGATTAGGCACTCTTTTTCCTGTCCCTTCATCGATAAAGAGAGTGAGGCCAAGAGAAGTGTGCATGATGGGGTctgtaaaaacagagcaaagcaTGCCATCAGACACTATGCCAACAAAACAGTTGATAACACACTGGAGATGAGCCTGTGTTCAATCGGACGTTCTTCCCATAAACCCCAGGAGATCCACAGCTCTGATAAACACACCCGCGTTTTGTCTGAGATGTCGCTGCACGGACAGACTGCAGAGCAGAAGGCGCACCACTATTGTTGCAGCCCAGAGGGGCCGCACTGCCCTGAAGTCAAGAGGCACAGTCACCAGCCCGTGTTGCACAAGAAGAAAAGGATGCCAGAGTGTCAAGCAAGAGCTGAGTCACTTTGTAGCCTGGAGGTTCCAAAGATCCACATTGACCAGTACCACAAGACCGCATTTGCAGAAGAGATGGTGGctattgccatggaaacagccaAACATGAGCTAAGTAACACTAGCCTTAATGTAGAGAGTGGCATCGGCCACGATGGAACCAGCTATGACAACAGCCTAACAGCTGAAATCACGACGTCAACACTGTCCAAAACCTGCCATGACGCCAACATCAG TTTTTCTAGGCGAGAAGCCACTGAGCCCTCTGTATCCCAGCAACTTAGTGTTGGAGATGACAGTCTGGGCAGCTGGTCAAACCTGAGTTTCGaggatgacagcagcagcttcctccacctcagcgACAG CACCAATGGGAACAGTAGTAGCTGGAGCAGTCTGGGCTTGGAGGGGGAGGCTTATGAAGAGCATATATCATTCTCTCCGTCTGACAG
- the akap11 gene encoding A-kinase anchor protein 11 isoform X2, translating to MDTYTRIRGAPLRSRSSVRKETVHDCSVQCVKSLLRNKKELCSVDLELPPRESRSLTEIHYVCLPRLCEEDDISHQALLSLPGGLYEILRSVHIQNLKNDEVLLLKDARTLALLKDAGSLCWLKTVCVLRHNPSSSFSVGALMDLLGCYIAGVRYALELQTLQTCTTVPNQTEEDDTNQSVSSIEDDFVTALEHLEEEDTGGKPLSSSYHLCKKRDVALQTVPAHSRRKESPASCIIMSSTSEKVSTKRSSCHDVSVPVQKSSVLESQWTPFKPRGCVPSPLTHVSESEESECSSPSPIIFLDEVGYQKSLLAKLDIPQLPGEPREQVEDSDSEVSEFFDSFDQFDDLGELCSERSTLTLPLDITSIPATQKKTPQSCTSGLVSKNVPRTCSTKGMNPQRFDQSSLPANVKKPTPLKPDSAYTFLTEGSDSSWPVQCPSEDNGGLLFSPVTFSAFSPLVDCSTTMEYFWKTDGEDSPGLHKPNNLCSLFKRYSDFASSLSKEILESVCGYKSAVDISENKNLSCVCHKEFRNTSGYMMKLSEIQETVTVAKIQKKLPCLKDGIQRFATDLVQISLGSALRDLQKSVSCTSTLCHLAARLTSSVFQMAFHEIGMRYAYLLKERAISGLASLLVGEALSGALKEFLMIKNQIFHSTVKCFAANLAEELVFEGTMEVCQFSHPSTPITPSECFFGHKQSGNDEVVSSYASDLSESVIQEVFIELSQTYFAFPSEAAISVSLDNIYVSTEKTSTGTCSASDSQQSVSAKPAATEEADADGTCTVPKALCIISGMASGIPVPQASQVLSHVSLKHVEPYQQLSFSHNPQSSSESLKESASNTITTTLGRLHSHEIETPVSEIESSQSKSPLQNFSGGMVDLIVNGACDIITSSKMKKSLGDCADFLTKTIGTQRNSNEEVVGREAPNPPRKQENDREGCRYDCRYFGYVKKDDSGSQDDLLTLLDQNSSGTPDIPPNPQKSKDLSKKTQTIPKLTKLSTKIPPATPPPIPSCHPRRGSGEPPVANRAELSYKLLRSVSDQINAKEDEDKRLEEEEVIGINCEEARSSREIGRRPVCRVSKKESLYAEWLACHILSMATEMDGLGMEKGEGNLSFSAEGRASVTHFSERTLNTLWVYAGEVAGEVISDVMQTVSSAQQCPYHRVLKKRCNNRCSAECLYYSCHPSQTSANDYRDRSAGLVADKLSKDITASVLRSPTSASRTLASGSSSPSLEYPSEIVTNKFAGYLIKVLKKEGSSRDLVYHSTKLDLTHADPKLKQKPSPSHFHSSSCNTSSSLKNREAPGNDGPRCSETHREHTDLANFAESLANNITCDATLKLVSSARLPKSLTDSCLYRKSRLADTTDHLIRHSFSCPFIDKESEAKRSVHDGVCKNRAKHAIRHYANKTVDNTLEMSLCSIGRSSHKPQEIHSSDKHTRVLSEMSLHGQTAEQKAHHYCCSPEGPHCPEVKRHSHQPVLHKKKRMPECQARAESLCSLEVPKIHIDQYHKTAFAEEMVAIAMETAKHELSNTSLNVESGIGHDGTSYDNSLTAEITTSTLSKTCHDANISFSRREATEPSVSQQLSVGDDSLGSWSNLSFEDDSSSFLHLSDSTNGNSSSWSSLGLEGEAYEEHISFSPSDSDNTEDKESGVKEESSETLCVDRTCRTTLVIVNSDIRGNGCDPQHASVDPQLRSMLQWVAASLADIPHIQLTRDKDLKQMFVFTQQSSIHLLAVLMVLLWFSLKT from the exons ATGGACACCTACACTCGTATTAGAGGAGCTCCACTAAGATCGAGGTCATCAGTCCGGAAAGAG ACTGTGCATGACTGtagtgttcagtgtgtgaagaGCCTCTTGAGAAATAAGAAGGAGCTGTGCAGTGTTGACCTCGAGCTGCCACCCAGAGAGTCACGCAGTTTGACAGAG ATTCATTATGTGTGTCTGCCTCGTCTATGTGAAGAGGACGATATCAGCCATCAG GCTCTATTATCGCTACCAGGAGGACTTTATGAGATTCTCAGGTCCGTCCACATTCAAAACCTAAAAAATGATGAGGTTCTACTGCTCAAAGACGCGCGCACCCTGGCACTGCTGAAGGATGCTGGATCTCTT tgttggttaaagactgtgtgtgtgctcaggcaTAATCCCAGCTCTAGTTTCAGTGTAGGAGCTTTGATGGACTTGCTTGGGTGTTATATAGCAGGCGTCCGCTATGCTTTGGAGCTTCAGACCCTTCAGACATGCACAACAGTGCCAAACCAGACTGAGGAAGATGATACCAACCAGTCGGTTTCATCCATTGAAGATGACTTCGTCACAgctctggaacatctggaagaggaggacacgGGAGGCAAACCCT TATCTTCTTCCTACCACCTATGTAAAAAGCGTGATGTGGCATTACAGACAGTCCCTGCCCATAGCAGAAGAAAGGAATCACCAGCCTCCTGCATAATCATGAGCTCAACCTCGGAGAAAGTTTCTACCAAACGTAGCTCATGCCATGATGTGTCTGTCCCAGTCCAGAAATCATCAGTCCTAGAGTCCCAGTGGACTCCGTTTAAGCCTAGAGGTTGTGTCCCTTCTCCGCTAACTCATGTTAGTGAGTCAGAAGAGTCTGAGTGCTCTAGTCCCAGCCCAATCATTTTTCTGGATGAGGTGGGCTACCAGAAGAGCTTGCTAGCCAAACTGGACATTCCACAGCTGCCAGGTGAACCCAGAGAGCAAGTTGAAGACTCAGACTCTGAAGTTAGTGAATTTTTTGATAGTTTTGACCAATTTGACGACCTAGGTGAGCTATGCTCAGAAAGAAGCACTCTTACCCTGCCTCTAGATATCACTAGCATCCcagcaacacagaaaaaaacacctcagTCTTGTACCAGTGGGTTGGTATCCAAAAATGTTCCAAGGACTTGCTCCACCAAGGGTATGAATCCTCAGCGATTTGACCAATCCTCTCTTCCCGCCAATGTGAAAAAGCCCACTCCTTTAAAGCCAGACTCTGCCTACACATTCCTCACTGAGGGGTCGGACTCCTCTTGGCCAGTGCAATGCCCCTCTGAAGATAATGGTGGACTACTGTTCAGCCCTGTCACCTTTTCAGCTTTCAGCCCATTAGTAGACTGCAGTACAACGATGGAATACTTTTGGAAGACTGATGGAGAAGACAGTCCCGGGCTCCATAAACCCAATAATCTCTGCTCTTTGTTTAAGCGATATTCAGACTTCGCCAGCAGCCTGTCAAAAGAAATCCTGGAGTCTGTGTGTGGCTACAAGTCTGCTGTCGATATCAGTGAGAACAAGAATCTCAGCTGTGTCTGCCACAAGGAATTTAGAAACACTTCAGGTTACATGATGAAGCTTTCAGAAATACAAGAGACTGTGACAGTAGCCAAGATTCAGAAGAAATTACCATGTTTGAAGGATGGCATTCAGAGGTTTGCCACTGACCTGGTGCAAATAAGCTTGGGGAGTGCCTTGCGAGACCTCCAAAAGAGTGTGTCTTGCACAAGCACCTTGTGTCACCTCGCAGCCAGGCTCACCTCCTCTGTGTTTCAAATGGCCTTCCATGAGATTGGCATGCGCTATGCCTATTTGTTAAAGGAACGAGCAATAAGTGGATTAGCTAGCCTCTTAGTTGGAGAGGCCTTGTCTGGAGCACTAAAAGAGTTTCTGATGAtaaaaaatcagattttccACAGCACAGTGAAATGTTTCGCTGCTAATCTGGCTGAAGAGTTGGTGTTTGAAGGGACCATGGAAGTATGTCAATTTTCACACCCATCCACCCCCATCACTCCCAGTGAGTGCTTCTTTGGCCACAAGCAGTCCGGTAATGACGAAGTGGTTTCTTCTTATGCGTCAGACCTTTCTGAGTCCGTTATCCAAGAGGTTTTCATTGAGCTCTCACAGACTTACTTTGCATTCCCCAGCGAAGCAGCAATTAGTGTGTCTCTTGACAACATCTATGTTAGCACAGAAAAAACTAGCACCGGAACGTGCAGTGCCTCGGATAGTCAGCAGAGTGTTAGTGCCAAACCAGCTGCCACAGAAGAGGCCGATGCTGATGGGACTTGTACAGTACCCAAAGCCCTCTGCATTATATCGGGAATGGCCAGTGGTATTCCTGTGCCCCAAGCAAGCCAAGTTCTTTCTCATGTTtcgctaaaacatgttgagccCTACCAACAGCTCAGTTTTTCACATAACCCACAATCCAGCAGTGAAAGTCTAAAGGAATCTGCCTCTAACACCATTACAACCACACTTGGTCGCCTTCACAGTCATGAAATTGAGACTCCAGTAAGCGAAATAGAGTCGTCCCAGAGCAAATCTCCGTTACAAAACTTTTCTGGTGGCATGGTGGATTTGATAGTAAATGGGGCTTGTGATATAATAACCTCTTCAAAAATGAAGAAGAGCCTGGGCGATTGTGCTGATTTCTTAACCAAGACAATTGGAACCCAAAGAAATTCTAACGAGGAAGTAGTGGGCAGGGAGGCTCCAAATCCACcaaggaaacaggaaaatgacaGGGAAGGTTGTAGATATGACTGTAGGTACTTTGGATATGTTAAAAAGGACGATTCAGGCTCTCAAGATGACTTACTCACACTCTTAGACCAGAATTCTAGTGGAACTCCTGACATCCCTCCTAACCCTCAGAAGTCCAAAGATCTCTccaaaaaaacacagacaatTCCGAAGCTGACCAAACTGTCCACAAAAATCCCCCCTGCTACTCCTCCACCGATCCCTTCCTGTCATCCTCGCAGAGGTTCAGGAGAACCTCCTGTGGCCAACAGGGCTGAATTGAGTTACAAATTGTTAAGGTCTGTCTCTGACCAGATAAACGCCAAAGAGGATGAAGACAAACGattagaggaagaggaggtgattGGTATTAACTGCGAGGAAGCACGTTCTTCACGTGAAATAGGTAGGAGGCCTGTTTGCAGAGTGTCCAAAAAGGAATCCCTTTATGCCGAGTGGTTGGCTTGTCATATTttatccatggcaacagagatggatggattggGAATGGAAAAAGGGGAAGGAAATCTGAGCTTTAGTGCTGAGGGGAGGGCCAGTGTGACACACTTTTCAGAGCGCACCTTGAACACCTTATGGGTGTATGCAGGGGAGGTGGCTGGGGAGGTGATCAGCGATGTGATGCAGACGGTGAGCTCGGCGCAGCAGTGTCCATATCACAGAGTGCTCAAAAAAAGGTGCAACAACAGATGTAGCGCTGAATGTTTGTATTACAGCTGTCACCCGTCACAGACTAGTGCCAATGATTATAGAGACAGGAGCGCAGGGTTGGTGGCTGACAAATTGTCTAAAGACATAACGGCTTCTGTTTTAAGATCACCCACATCTGCCTCTAGAACACTTGCAAGTGGTTCCTCCTCTCCGTCTTTAGAGTATCCTTCTGAGATTGTCACCAATAAGTTTGCTGGCTACCTCATCAAGGTACTGAAAAAAGAAGGTAGTAGTAGGGACCTTGTCTACCACTCCACAAAATTAGACCTAACTCATGCAGACCCTAAGCTCAAGCAGAAGCCCTCTCCATCACACTTTCACTCTTCTTCTTGTAATacctcttcctcactgaaaaACCGAGAGGCCCCAGGTAATGATGGTCCACGTTGCTCTGAGACTCATCGAGAACACACGGATCTGGCAAACTTCGCCGAGTCCTTGGCGAACAACATTACCTGTGATGCAACATTGAAGCTCGTCTCCTCTGCAAGGCTTCCAAAATCTTTGACTGACTCATGTCTTTATAGAAAATCCAGACTCGCAGACACGACAGACCATCTGATTAGGCACTCTTTTTCCTGTCCCTTCATCGATAAAGAGAGTGAGGCCAAGAGAAGTGTGCATGATGGGGTctgtaaaaacagagcaaagcaTGCCATCAGACACTATGCCAACAAAACAGTTGATAACACACTGGAGATGAGCCTGTGTTCAATCGGACGTTCTTCCCATAAACCCCAGGAGATCCACAGCTCTGATAAACACACCCGCGTTTTGTCTGAGATGTCGCTGCACGGACAGACTGCAGAGCAGAAGGCGCACCACTATTGTTGCAGCCCAGAGGGGCCGCACTGCCCTGAAGTCAAGAGGCACAGTCACCAGCCCGTGTTGCACAAGAAGAAAAGGATGCCAGAGTGTCAAGCAAGAGCTGAGTCACTTTGTAGCCTGGAGGTTCCAAAGATCCACATTGACCAGTACCACAAGACCGCATTTGCAGAAGAGATGGTGGctattgccatggaaacagccaAACATGAGCTAAGTAACACTAGCCTTAATGTAGAGAGTGGCATCGGCCACGATGGAACCAGCTATGACAACAGCCTAACAGCTGAAATCACGACGTCAACACTGTCCAAAACCTGCCATGACGCCAACATCAG TTTTTCTAGGCGAGAAGCCACTGAGCCCTCTGTATCCCAGCAACTTAGTGTTGGAGATGACAGTCTGGGCAGCTGGTCAAACCTGAGTTTCGaggatgacagcagcagcttcctccacctcagcgACAG CACCAATGGGAACAGTAGTAGCTGGAGCAGTCTGGGCTTGGAGGGGGAGGCTTATGAAGAGCATATATCATTCTCTCCGTCTGACAG